The DNA window TTACTAAGAAAATTAGAAAATATGGTAGAGAAAGACAGGATACAACTGGAAAAGTAACTGCTTTCACACAGGAAACTCTTTCAGGGATTTTTGTTATTAAAGCCTTTAATAATACTAGTTTTGTAATTGATAAATATAAAGATTTAACTAAGGATGAATTTGATCAAGCATATAAGACTACAAAGATTAAAGCAAAAGTATCTCCTATAAATGAAGTTATAACAACATTTATGGTGCTTTTAGTTGTTCTATATGGTGGTTATCAAATATTGGTTGCTAAAAAGATTACATCAGGAGATTTGATTTCCTTTGTAACTGCCTTAGGTTTAATGCATCAACCATTAAAAAGATTAATCAATAAAAATAATGATTTACAAGATGCACTACCATCAGCAGATAGAGTTGTTGAAATTTTTGATGAAAAAATTGAAACAGATGTCTTTGGTGAAGCAGTTGAGTTTAATGAAAAAATTCAAGATATAAAATTTGAAAATGTAAACTATAAATATGATGATTCAAATGAGTATGTATTGAAAAATATTAACTTAGATGTTAAAGCAGGAGAAATAGTAGCATTTGTTGGAAAGAGTGGAAGTGGAAAAACTACACTTGTAAACTTATTGGCAAGATTTTTTAATACTGATGATGGAAAGGTAACGGTAAATGGTGTAAATATTAAAAATATCCATTTAGGAACTTACAGAGATAAGTTTGCAATAGTGCCACAAGAAACTTTCTTATTTGGTGGAACTATTAAAGAAAATATAAGTTTTGGTAAAGAAGTAACTGATGAAGAAATTATTTCAGCAGCTAAAATGGCAAATGCTTATAACTTTATACAAGAAGATTTACCTAATAAGTTTGAAACAGAGGTTGGAGAAAGAGGAGCATTGTTATCTGGTGGTCAAAAACAAAGAATAGCAATAGCAAGAGCTTTGATTAAAAACCCAGAAATAATGATTTTAGATGAAGCAACATCAGCACTTGATAGTGAATCAGAAAAACTTGTTCAAGAGGCACTTGATGGTTTGATGGAAGGAAGAACTACATTTGTTATAGCACATAGACTATCTACAATAGTTAGAGCAGATAAAATTGTTGTTATGGAAAATGGAGAAATTAAAGAAATGGGAACTCATTCTGAGCTTATAGCTATGAATGGAATCTATAAAAATCTTTATGATATTCAATTTAATGAAAATAAGTAATAAAAAAGGGTTGTTTATCAAAACTATCTTAAATATTCAAGATGATAATATTTCTTTTCCAGAAGAAGATTATTGTCATATCATTTAAAAAGCTAATTATGTAATTAAAGTTTTTAAAGGATTTCTTAAATCTAATTATTGTTCTTGCCCTCATTGTAACTCTAAAAATATTGTTAAAAATGGTTCTAGAGAACGTAATATTAAATTTATTCCTTTTCAAAATTATAATGTTGAACTTAATCTTAGTGTTGTACAGAGATACATCTGCAAAGATTGTAAAAAAAACTTTTTCTCCTTCTACTAGTATTGTCAAAGATAATTCTAATATCTCTAATAACCTTAAATACACTATTGCGCAAGAATTCAAGAAAATATTTCTCTTACTTTTATTGCTAAGAAGTACAATCTTTCTATTTCTTCAGTTCAAAGAATTATGGATGAGTGTTACTCTAATTTTAAGGTTAATAAAGACCATTTACCTGAAACTATATGCATTGATGAGTTTAAGTCAATTAAAAATATTGATGGTGCTATGTCTTTTATCTTTGCTGATTATCAAACTAAAAATATTATTGATATTGTTGAAGATAGAAGATTAAATTCCTTGACAGAATATTTTTCAAGATTTTCACTTGAAGCTAGGAATAATGTAAAATATATCTGTATGGATATGTATTCTCCATATATTAGTTTAGTAAAATCTATTTTTCCTGAGTCTGAGATAGTATTAGATAAATTTCATATTGTTAATCTAGTTAGTAGAGCTTTTAACCAAACTAGAATATCCATTATGAATTCTCTTAAAGATGATTTATTAAAAAGAAAATTAAAACTATTTTGGAAATTACTCCAAAAATATTATCCTGACCTTTGTTAAGAACCATATTATTGTCCAAGCTTTAAATACAAACTTAGTACTAAGCAAAAAGTGGACTATCTTCTAGAAAAAAGTCCTGAATTAGATGTTAATTTTAATATATATCAAGATATTCTTCAAGCAATAAGACATAATAACTTTAAAAGATTTGAAAATATTGTAAAGAAAAATCTAGGCAAAAAAGAGAAAGTATCTAAACAAATGCTTACGGCTTTAAAGAGTTTAAAAAAATATATGAAACACATTAAAAATATGTTTAAGTCAAACATTACAAATGGTTTGATAGAAGGTTTAAACAACAAAATTAAGTCAATAAAGAGAACAGCATTTGGATATTCAAATTTTAGTAATTTTAAAAAGCGCATATTAATTCAAGCAGGAATTATATCAATTAGTTCTTAATTTTTTAATTCAATAAAGTGATTTAATTAAACAAAAAAGAGAATCTTTTAAGATTTTATTCTCAAAAAAATTCTCTTAGTTCTGTTAATTGTAAGTCTAAACTTTTTTATCAACACTATTTGACAAACAACCAATTAAATTTGTCCAACTTTTGGGGTCAGTACAAACTTCTTTATCATTTTCATAACTTTCCTATAAATTAACTGCTTTTTTTAATTCATCAACTTTATTTAATCTTTCCCAAGGAGTATCAATATCAGTTCTTCCAATATGTCCAAATGCAGCTAAATCTTGATATTTAAACTTCCCTTCTCTCAATTCAAGAGCTTTTTCAATTCCTCTAGGAGATAAATCAAATACTTTTGATACAGCTTCTGAAATTTTAGCTTCATCAACTTTTGAAGTTCCAAAAGTATCCACTTTAATTGATACTGGTTTAGAGACACCTATCGCATAAGACAATTGAATTTCACATTTATCTGCAAGTTTCGCTGCAACAATATTTTTAGCTACCCATCTAGCAGCATAAGCAGCTGATCTATCAACTTTAGAAGGGTCTTTACCAGAGAAAGCTCCTCCACCATGTCTAAAATATCCACCATAAGTATCAACTATAATTTTTCTACCAGTAAGTCCTGTATCCCCATGAGGTCCTCCAATTACAAATCTTCCAGTAGGGTTTATATAATATTTTATATTTTCAGAACTTAAATTATATTTTTCTAAAATAGGTTTTACAATTTTTTCTATAACTGTTTTTTCAATTTCATCATGATTAATATCTTCATCATGTTGTACTGATACAACAATAGAATCAACATGGTCAACTTTTCCATTTTCATCATAAGCTAAAGTAACTTGTGATTTTTGATCTGGTCTTGCCCATTTAATTTCATTACTTTTCATCATATTAGTAAGTTTTACCAATATTTCTCTTGATAATACAAGTGCTAATGGCATAAGTTCTTCTGTTTCTCTAACCGCTCCACCAAACATTATACCTTGATCTCCTGCTCCACCAATATCTACTCCCATAGCAATATCAGGTGACTGTGCATGGATACAGCTTAAAGTACCACAGTTAGAATCAAATCCCATTCCTGGTCTATAACCAATTTCATCAATTTTTTTTCTAACAATATCCTGTACATCAATGTATGTTGATGTTGTTATTTCTCCTCCAACAACAACTAATCCAGTAGTACAAAAAACTTCACAGGCAACTCTTGAGTTAGGATCATCTTTTAAACATGCATCTAATACTGCATCTGATATTTGATCTGAAACTTTATCTGGATGTCCTGGTGAAACAAATTCAGAAGTAAAGTATGTAAACTTTTTCATTTTCTCCTCCTTAAAAATAAATAAAATATTAAAATTAAAAAACTCTATCTAATTCCAGATAGAGAGATGTATTATAATCTTTTCCATCTATCAGGAATTAGCACCACACATTTTATGCAGGTTGCTGAGATCTCAATGGGCCTGTCCCTCAATCTCTCTTGATGGTTTAATATGAAATAATTTTAACATTTTTTAGAGATTTTGTCAATATAAAAAATGAGGCTGTTGTAAATTAAATAATTGAACCCAAATTTAACTTATTAATAAGGATTGACTTTTGTAAGAAGCAGGAGTTAATCCTTTTAATTTTCCTTTATTCTTTTATTATTGTAATAATATATACAATCTTCTATTGCTTTTTCTAACTCTTCAAATGTTTGGTACTTTTCTTCTTATTCAAAAAACATTTCTGATTTTAATAGTCCAAAAAAGCATTCCATTCATTAACTCTATTAATTGTCTACAATTTAAATTCTTTAGAATAATATCTATTTTTATCATTTCTTAAAATATCATATCCATATTTTTTAATTAACACAATTAAATATTTAATTTTATTTTCTCTTGTCAATTTATTCATTAAATACTCTGCTACTTGGACTCAAAAAATGATTAATGATATTCTTAATATTCCTCACAGGCATATCCTTTTTACTATTCCTGAAGAATTAAGACCTTTCTTCTCTTATGATAGAACTTTACTCTCTAAACTTGCCAAGGCTGTTAATGAAGTTATGAAATATCAATTTCATAATATGCACAAAAAAATCGCACGGAAATTTAAAGTTCCTAAATCTTCTCCTAATTATTTTACTAATTCTGATATTGTTCATTATGGACTTATCACTGTTATTCATACTTTTGGCAGAGATTTAAAATGGAATCCACATATACATGCTCTTGTTTCTCTTGGTGGTTTTACCAAAAATTTTACTTTTAAAAAGTTAGATTACTTTCATGTTCCCTCTATTGCTGGGCAATGAAAGTATCTTGTGCTTAATATTGTTCAAAATGGTAATTACCCTAATCTTAAAATTAAAAATCTTGCTCAAAAAGCTGTTTCTAAATTATATAAAGAAGATAAAAGATTATTCTTTAATGTAGGCTCTGGTGATGTTAATTCCCCTAAAGGAATTGTAAAATATTTAGGTAGATATCTCGCTCATGTTCCTATTGCTGAATACAAAATCACTTATTATGATAATGAAAAAGTTACTTTTTTCTTTAATGATTTAGCTGATGATAAAAAGAAAAAATATATAACTATGGATATAGATAAATTTGTTCAACAAATTCTCATCCATCTGCCACCCAAAAATTTTAAGATGATTAATAGATTTGGATTTTATGGGCGCAATATTACAGCAAAATTAAGAAATATAGTTAAAAAATATAAAAAAAGTTTTTTTAAATCTGAATATTCTTTTTATGTAAAACAATCTATTGATACATTTGGAGTACATCCATTTATGTGTCCTTATTGTAAAATTATGATGGATATACAAGAAATATATGTAAGCTCAGATTGGTATGGACGGACCATACATAAGGTATATTTCTAATAATTCTCTAATGAGTATTTTTCATTAGAGCTTTTTGTGATGCAATTTTTTAATTATTTTGAAGATTTTTTTCAAAAAAATACTATTTTTATTTAGTATATATATACTACTTATATTATTTATGCCTCTTTAAATTTATACTTTCCTAATAAATAAAAAATAAAAAAGAAGTTATTACAATGAAAGTAACAACTTCTTAATTTTTTATATGTCTACTGTAAAAATTACATCAAAATTTTTTTACATTCCTGTTAAGTGAATAACTCCTTCCACTCCTATTGGTAATCCAGTTACGAACCAAATCATTAAGAATATAGTCCATCCAACTAAGAAACACATTGAGTAAGGAAGCATTACAGAAATTAAAGTTCCCATACCAGATTCTTTATCATACTTTTGCATAAATGCAACTATCATTGCAAAGTAAGTCATTAATGGAGTTATAATATTTGTTGAAGAGTCTCCTATTCTATATGCTAATTGAGTAAATTCTGGAGTATATCCTAATCTCATTAACATAGGAACAAATATTGGAGCCATTATAGCCCATTTTGCTGATGCAGATCCCATAAATAGATTTATAAATGCAGCAACTAGAACAAATAGAATAATTAAAGGTAAACCAGTTAATCCTATACTTTGTAAGAAGTCAGCTCCTTTTACTGCTACATAAGTTCCTAAGTTTGTGTAAGAGAAGTAAGCAACAAATTGAGAAGCTGCAAATGCAAGTGCTAAGTATCCTCCCATAGTTGCAAGAGAAGATCCCATCATTTTAGCAACATCTTTATCATTTTTTATAGTTCCAGCAACTTTTCCATATACTATACCTGGAACAAGGAAGAACATCATTAATGTAGGAACAAGTCCATCATGTGTCCATTGTTTTAAGTTTCCATCTACTTTTAAAATAGCATTTTCTGGAAGAATTAAGAAAGCTATTATAGCACAGAATATTAAAACTGATACTCCTGCCCATCTTAAAGCTTTTCTTTCTTGAGTTGTTAATTCATTATGGTCAACTACAACTTCACCTTTATATTCACCAAGTCTTGGTTCAATTATTTTTTCAGTTATAAAAGTACCCATTATAGTTATTATTAATGTAGAAGCAGCCATAAAATAATAGTTAGAAGCTGGGTTTACAAAATAATCAGGATTTAATAATTTTGCAGCTTCTGTTGTAATTCCAGATAATAATGGATCTGTTGTAGAAAGTAAAAGATTGGCTGAGAATCCCCCTGATACTCCTGCAAATGCTGCTGCAAGTCCTGCTATTGGGTGTCTACCAAATGATAAGAATATAACTGCTCCTAGTGGTATCAATACAACATATCCAGCGTCTGAAGCAATATTTGACATAACCCCTGCTAATACAACCATAGATGTTAAAAGTCTTTTAGGTGTAGCAGTAACAACTTTTTTCATAGTTGCTCCCATAAGTCCACTTCCTTCTGCAACACCTATCCCTATAAGTGCTACTAGAACTGTTCCTAATGGTGCAAATCCAGTAAAGTTTTTAACCATAGAAGAGAAAATATATCTTATACCTTCTGCATCTA is part of the Fusobacterium nucleatum genome and encodes:
- the metK gene encoding methionine adenosyltransferase encodes the protein MKKFTYFTSEFVSPGHPDKVSDQISDAVLDACLKDDPNSRVACEVFCTTGLVVVGGEITTSTYIDVQDIVRKKIDEIGYRPGMGFDSNCGTLSCIHAQSPDIAMGVDIGGAGDQGIMFGGAVRETEELMPLALVLSREILVKLTNMMKSNEIKWARPDQKSQVTLAYDENGKVDHVDSIVVSVQHDEDINHDEIEKTVIEKIVKPILEKYNLSSENIKYYINPTGRFVIGGPHGDTGLTGRKIIVDTYGGYFRHGGGAFSGKDPSKVDRSAAYAARWVAKNIVAAKLADKCEIQLSYAIGVSKPVSIKVDTFGTSKVDEAKISEAVSKVFDLSPRGIEKALELREGKFKYQDLAAFGHIGRTDIDTPWERLNKVDELKKAVNL
- a CDS encoding AbgT family transporter: MEKQKKKRIQRFLDFVERGGNKLPHPLTLFWIFCLIIAIISAITAASGASVTYEAFDRKEGIIKETTLTIKSLLDAEGIRYIFSSMVKNFTGFAPLGTVLVALIGIGVAEGSGLMGATMKKVVTATPKRLLTSMVVLAGVMSNIASDAGYVVLIPLGAVIFLSFGRHPIAGLAAAFAGVSGGFSANLLLSTTDPLLSGITTEAAKLLNPDYFVNPASNYYFMAASTLIITIMGTFITEKIIEPRLGEYKGEVVVDHNELTTQERKALRWAGVSVLIFCAIIAFLILPENAILKVDGNLKQWTHDGLVPTLMMFFLVPGIVYGKVAGTIKNDKDVAKMMGSSLATMGGYLALAFAASQFVAYFSYTNLGTYVAVKGADFLQSIGLTGLPLIILFVLVAAFINLFMGSASAKWAIMAPIFVPMLMRLGYTPEFTQLAYRIGDSSTNIITPLMTYFAMIVAFMQKYDKESGMGTLISVMLPYSMCFLVGWTIFLMIWFVTGLPIGVEGVIHLTGM
- a CDS encoding transposase; amino-acid sequence: MINDILNIPHRHILFTIPEELRPFFSYDRTLLSKLAKAVNEVMKYQFHNMHKKIARKFKVPKSSPNYFTNSDIVHYGLITVIHTFGRDLKWNPHIHALVSLGGFTKNFTFKKLDYFHVPSIAGQ
- a CDS encoding ABC transporter ATP-binding protein/permease, with product MKILKFKNKSLNIFLGYSYRYKKYMIAVIILSIIASSMSAVPAWLSKKFVDDVLIKQNKEMFMWIIGGIFAATVIKVVSSYYSEIASNFVTETIKREIKIDIFSHLEKLPISYFKRNKLGDTLSKLTNDTSSLGRIGFIVFEMFKEFLLVLILTIRMFQVDYILALVSLVLLPLIIRVVRKFTKKIRKYGRERQDTTGKVTAFTQETLSGIFVIKAFNNTSFVIDKYKDLTKDEFDQAYKTTKIKAKVSPINEVITTFMVLLVVLYGGYQILVAKKITSGDLISFVTALGLMHQPLKRLINKNNDLQDALPSADRVVEIFDEKIETDVFGEAVEFNEKIQDIKFENVNYKYDDSNEYVLKNINLDVKAGEIVAFVGKSGSGKTTLVNLLARFFNTDDGKVTVNGVNIKNIHLGTYRDKFAIVPQETFLFGGTIKENISFGKEVTDEEIISAAKMANAYNFIQEDLPNKFETEVGERGALLSGGQKQRIAIARALIKNPEIMILDEATSALDSESEKLVQEALDGLMEGRTTFVIAHRLSTIVRADKIVVMENGEIKEMGTHSELIAMNGIYKNLYDIQFNENK
- a CDS encoding transposase, encoding MLNIVQNGNYPNLKIKNLAQKAVSKLYKEDKRLFFNVGSGDVNSPKGIVKYLGRYLAHVPIAEYKITYYDNEKVTFFFNDLADDKKKKYITMDIDKFVQQILIHLPPKNFKMINRFGFYGRNITAKLRNIVKKYKKSFFKSEYSFYVKQSIDTFGVHPFMCPYCKIMMDIQEIYVSSDWYGRTIHKVYF